A section of the Castanea sativa cultivar Marrone di Chiusa Pesio chromosome 12, ASM4071231v1 genome encodes:
- the LOC142619850 gene encoding small ribosomal subunit protein eS21y — MQNEEGVITELYIPRKCSATNRLITAKDHASVQINVGHLDENGVYNGHFSTFALCGFVRAQGDADSGLDRLWQKKKAEVRQQ; from the exons atGCAGAACGAAGAGGGTGTTATCACTGAGCTTTACATTCCCAGGAAATG CTCGGCCACGAACAGGCTGATTACCGCAAAGGATCACGCGTCTGTTCAGATTAATGTTGGGCATTTGGATGAGAATGGCGTCTACAATGGCCATTTCTCCACCTTTGCTCTCTGCGGATTCGTCCGTGCTCAG GGAGATGCTGACAGTGGACTGGATCGTCTCTGGCAGAAAAAGAAAGCTGAAGTCCGTCAGCAgtag